Proteins from one Microbacterium sufflavum genomic window:
- a CDS encoding DedA family protein, with protein sequence MLHAPTALIPWLDPQTIIAAAGPWALLVVCFIVFAETGLLVGFLLPGDTLLIIAGLLTHTSNVFGVNIWVVTLLIALSAFIGGEVGYYIGHKGGPAIFERKESGLFSRKNVERTNAFFERFGGITVILARFVPIVRTFAPVAAGVGHMPWRRYTLYNLIGAMLWGFGLTMVGYLIAYIPWVRDLVVDYIDVILLIAVGGTAAVTLWHYLTERHKAKKAAAAGEDVVTDHREAEELALGPEVFDRAPDLDGDGKH encoded by the coding sequence ATGCTGCACGCACCGACCGCCCTCATCCCCTGGCTGGATCCGCAGACGATCATCGCCGCGGCAGGGCCCTGGGCACTGCTCGTCGTGTGCTTCATCGTGTTCGCCGAGACCGGGCTCCTGGTCGGCTTCCTGCTCCCCGGTGACACGCTCCTGATCATCGCCGGGCTGCTCACCCACACCAGCAACGTCTTCGGCGTGAACATCTGGGTCGTCACGCTCCTCATCGCGCTGTCGGCGTTCATCGGCGGCGAGGTCGGCTACTACATCGGCCACAAGGGCGGTCCGGCCATCTTCGAACGCAAGGAGTCCGGCCTCTTCAGCAGGAAGAACGTCGAGCGCACCAACGCCTTCTTCGAGCGGTTCGGCGGCATCACCGTGATCCTCGCCCGCTTCGTCCCCATCGTGCGCACCTTCGCCCCGGTCGCGGCCGGCGTGGGCCACATGCCGTGGCGGCGCTACACCCTCTACAACCTCATCGGCGCGATGCTGTGGGGCTTCGGACTCACGATGGTCGGCTACCTGATCGCGTACATCCCCTGGGTGCGCGACCTCGTCGTCGACTACATCGACGTGATCCTCCTGATCGCCGTCGGTGGCACGGCCGCGGTCACGCTGTGGCACTACCTCACGGAGCGTCACAAGGCGAAGAAGGCCGCGGCGGCGGGCGAGGATGTGGTGACCGACCACCGCGAGGCCGAGGAGCTCGCCCTCGGTCCCGAGGTGTTCGACCGCGCGCCCGACCTGGACGGCGACGGCAAGCACTGA
- a CDS encoding endonuclease/exonuclease/phosphatase family protein: MSAPLLGRPRDTELLIMSVNVRRDLGVLAVRAADRWSALRNHVAAMLRAEQPTVLAVQEALPTQARAIRAALGPAYGSIGHGRRPGPRGEGCPVFYDRERLELLDGWQRALSDRPEVPGSIAWTSVLPRVVVGARFRDRRCGVEFTLLNTHLDAFSPWARRRQAAEVHAAAVAAGTPVVVTGDLNAAEGSAPWRALTADGALRDTWRVADTRATPAWGTFAHYRTPRVGRRIDAILASAEVHVVRAGIDPRQHGGGWPSDHLPVQALVDLAPPAPGPLGEGA, translated from the coding sequence GTGAGCGCGCCGCTCCTCGGCCGTCCGCGCGACACCGAGCTGCTGATCATGAGCGTCAACGTGCGCCGCGACCTCGGTGTGCTGGCGGTGCGGGCGGCCGATCGCTGGAGCGCCCTCCGGAACCACGTCGCCGCGATGCTGCGCGCCGAGCAGCCGACGGTGCTCGCGGTGCAGGAGGCCCTGCCCACGCAGGCGCGTGCGATCCGGGCGGCCCTCGGCCCCGCATACGGCTCGATCGGCCACGGTCGGCGTCCCGGTCCCCGCGGCGAGGGATGCCCGGTGTTCTACGACAGGGAGCGGCTCGAGCTGCTCGACGGATGGCAGCGCGCGCTGTCCGACCGTCCCGAGGTGCCGGGCTCGATCGCGTGGACGAGCGTCCTGCCGCGGGTCGTCGTGGGCGCGCGGTTCCGCGACCGGCGCTGCGGGGTCGAGTTCACGCTCCTCAACACGCACCTGGACGCGTTCTCGCCGTGGGCCCGGAGGCGGCAGGCCGCAGAGGTGCACGCTGCGGCGGTCGCAGCGGGGACTCCGGTCGTCGTCACCGGAGACCTCAACGCGGCCGAGGGCTCGGCGCCGTGGCGGGCACTCACCGCGGACGGGGCGCTGCGCGACACCTGGCGTGTGGCAGACACCAGGGCGACGCCGGCGTGGGGCACGTTCGCGCACTACCGGACACCCCGGGTCGGCCGACGCATCGATGCGATCCTCGCGTCCGCGGAGGTGCACGTGGTCCGGGCGGGGATCGATCCGCGGCAGCACGGCGGCGGCTGGCCGTCGGACCACCTTCCGGTTCAGGCCCTGGTCGACCTCGCTCCGCCGGCACCGGGTCCCCTCGGGGAGGGCGCATGA
- a CDS encoding glycosyltransferase family A protein translates to MQRATPATPDPTVTVVIPVKDDAAELHRCLTALAAQTRAPDEILVVDNASTDASGAVASAHGVRLIHCATPGTAAASAAGYDAASGDVLLRLDADCIPDRQWVEVMLAACVRDPGVAAWTGGALFLDGPRPLRRPLATAYLLAYALVCGSALGHAPLFGSNLALRRWAWRDVRDRVHRDDPEVHDDLDLAFHLGERHRIRWAREAGMGISMRPFHSGRSFARRVHRGVRTVLIHWPEDFPPVRWTRLALRRTLHRLGVAAPARWRS, encoded by the coding sequence GTGCAGCGCGCCACACCAGCCACCCCCGACCCCACCGTCACGGTGGTGATCCCGGTAAAGGACGACGCCGCCGAACTGCACCGCTGCCTCACGGCGCTCGCCGCGCAGACGCGCGCCCCGGACGAGATCCTGGTGGTCGACAACGCCTCCACCGACGCGTCCGGCGCGGTCGCGTCCGCTCATGGCGTGCGGCTCATCCACTGCGCGACGCCCGGCACAGCCGCGGCGAGCGCAGCCGGCTACGACGCCGCGTCGGGAGACGTGCTCCTGCGTCTCGATGCCGACTGCATCCCGGACCGGCAGTGGGTCGAGGTCATGCTCGCGGCCTGCGTGCGCGACCCCGGGGTCGCGGCGTGGACCGGGGGCGCGCTCTTCCTCGACGGACCGCGACCGCTGCGCCGCCCGCTCGCGACCGCGTATCTGCTCGCCTACGCCCTGGTGTGCGGCAGCGCCCTCGGACATGCACCGCTGTTCGGCTCGAACCTCGCGCTCCGGCGCTGGGCGTGGCGCGACGTGCGCGACCGCGTGCACCGCGACGACCCCGAGGTGCACGACGACCTCGACCTCGCGTTCCACCTCGGCGAACGCCACCGCATCCGCTGGGCGCGCGAGGCGGGGATGGGCATCTCGATGCGTCCCTTCCACAGCGGCCGTTCGTTCGCCCGCCGCGTGCACCGCGGCGTCCGCACGGTACTGATCCACTGGCCGGAGGACTTCCCGCCCGTGCGGTGGACGCGGCTGGCCCTGCGCCGCACGCTGCATCGGCTCGGCGTCGCCGCTCCGGCGAGGTGGCGGTCGTGA
- the ku gene encoding non-homologous end joining protein Ku: MRTIWKGALTFGLVNVPVKVYSATEDHDVPLHQVHDKDGGRIRYQRTCEVCGETVAYSDIDRAYVEDGQTVVLTKDDLAALPAEKSREIDVVEFVPSDQVDPLTLDKPYYLEPDSKSPKAYVLLRKTLEQTDRTAIVRFTLRQKTRLAALRVRGKVLVLQTLLWSDEVREAEFPSLDEDVRISKKELELSSSLVDSYSADFDPEEFVDEYQKELRTLIDAKIDAGETFDVAETFGDTEKAADGGEVIDLMEALRASVARSKEKRAKSAG; this comes from the coding sequence ATGAGGACCATCTGGAAGGGCGCGCTGACGTTCGGGCTCGTGAACGTCCCGGTCAAGGTGTACTCGGCGACGGAGGACCACGACGTGCCGCTGCATCAGGTGCACGACAAGGACGGCGGGCGCATCCGCTATCAGCGCACGTGCGAGGTGTGCGGCGAGACCGTCGCGTACTCCGACATCGACCGCGCCTACGTGGAGGACGGACAGACGGTCGTGCTCACCAAGGACGACCTCGCGGCCCTCCCGGCGGAGAAGAGCCGGGAGATCGACGTGGTCGAGTTCGTGCCGTCCGACCAGGTCGACCCGCTCACGCTCGACAAGCCCTACTACCTCGAGCCGGATTCGAAGTCGCCCAAGGCGTACGTGCTGCTGCGCAAGACGCTCGAGCAGACCGACCGCACGGCGATCGTGCGCTTCACCCTGCGGCAGAAGACGCGACTCGCGGCGCTGCGCGTGCGGGGCAAGGTGCTGGTGCTGCAGACGCTGCTCTGGTCGGACGAGGTGCGCGAGGCGGAGTTCCCCTCGCTCGACGAGGACGTGCGGATCTCGAAGAAGGAGCTCGAGCTGTCGTCCTCCCTGGTCGACAGCTACTCCGCCGACTTCGACCCCGAGGAGTTCGTCGACGAGTACCAGAAGGAGCTCCGGACCCTGATCGACGCGAAGATCGACGCGGGGGAGACCTTCGATGTCGCGGAGACCTTCGGAGACACCGAGAAGGCGGCGGACGGCGGCGAGGTGATCGACCTCATGGAGGCCCTGCGGGCGAGCGTGGCGCGGTCGAAGGAGAAGCGCGCGAAGAGCGCCGGCTGA